A part of Candidatus Binatia bacterium genomic DNA contains:
- a CDS encoding carboxypeptidase-like regulatory domain-containing protein: protein MKHLAIALALAVCVATAARADDKGGISGTVVDVRTGQPMAHVTLYYYRAPYVENAQNQIMTLQTNARGFFSDVTLDPGRYVIMARVPGKVEGCAVDDVMGGEVARMKIEIGRDSIMCSGPRIHSALVDPNAGASVYRI, encoded by the coding sequence ATGAAGCATTTGGCAATCGCGCTCGCGCTGGCCGTCTGCGTCGCGACGGCCGCCCGGGCCGACGATAAGGGCGGCATCTCCGGAACCGTCGTCGACGTGAGGACGGGTCAGCCGATGGCGCACGTGACCCTCTATTACTACCGCGCGCCGTACGTCGAGAACGCGCAGAATCAGATCATGACGCTGCAGACCAACGCACGCGGGTTCTTCAGCGACGTGACGCTCGATCCGGGTCGCTACGTCATCATGGCGCGCGTTCCCGGCAAGGTCGAGGGCTGCGCCGTCGACGACGTGATGGGCGGCGAGGTCGCGCGGATGAAGATCGAGATCGGACGCGATTCGATCATGTGCAGCGGACCGCGCATACATTCGGCCCTCGTCGATCCAAACGCCGGCGCCTCCGTTTACCGAATTTAG
- a CDS encoding enoyl-CoA hydratase-related protein: MPFEDILVVVDEPLAIITFNRPNVLNALRTTLLAELSVALAEMDRDPRVRSIIITGAGEKAFAAGADIGELNALASAGSGAAQSRSGQALTRQIERLSKPVIMAINGFALGGGCEIAMAGDILIASENAKFGQPEVNLGLIPGYGGTARTTRLVGKGMASYLCLTGEIIDAREALRIGLVQKVVPAAELLDEARRIGSVIASKAPLAVAACKRTINNGGHLSIDDALELEALEFGTLVDTDDIREGTGAFLEKRKPVWKGK, translated from the coding sequence ATGCCGTTTGAAGATATCCTGGTCGTCGTCGACGAGCCGCTCGCCATCATCACGTTCAACCGGCCGAACGTGCTCAACGCTCTGCGCACCACGCTCCTTGCGGAACTCTCGGTTGCGCTGGCCGAGATGGATCGCGATCCCCGCGTCCGTTCCATCATTATAACGGGCGCCGGCGAGAAAGCGTTCGCTGCGGGCGCCGACATCGGCGAGCTCAACGCGCTCGCCAGCGCGGGTTCGGGTGCGGCGCAGTCGCGCAGCGGACAGGCCCTCACCCGACAGATCGAGCGCTTGAGCAAGCCGGTGATCATGGCAATTAACGGCTTCGCGCTCGGCGGCGGATGCGAGATCGCGATGGCCGGCGACATCCTCATCGCGAGCGAGAACGCGAAGTTCGGTCAGCCTGAGGTGAACCTCGGCCTGATCCCCGGCTACGGCGGAACCGCCCGAACGACGCGGCTCGTCGGCAAGGGCATGGCGAGCTATCTCTGCCTGACCGGCGAGATCATCGACGCGCGCGAAGCGCTGCGCATCGGCCTCGTCCAAAAGGTCGTGCCCGCAGCCGAGCTCCTCGACGAAGCGCGACGCATCGGGTCGGTCATCGCATCGAAGGCGCCGCTCGCGGTTGCGGCCTGCAAGCGCACGATTAACAACGGCGGGCATCTCTCGATTGACGACGCGCTCGAGCTCGAAGCGCTCGAGTTTGGAACGCTCGTGGATACCGACGACATCAGGGAAGGCACCGGCGCGTTCTTGGAAAAGCGCAAGCCCGTCTGGAAGGGCAAATAA
- the phoU gene encoding phosphate signaling complex protein PhoU, giving the protein MAVRTAYHEALEATRLDVVRLGALVGDAIRVAVDALNSRDASAGARVVAGDDTVDDLRRSVEAHCIELIWRQQPVAGELREIAAMLEIATDLERVGDYAVDISKNAIKLSDQPMRPQRVEIDRIASVAHSMLLDAMRAYTERDANLASDVIDRDDEVDKLYKRSIKLLQEEMRTDPEIVRPGTRYLFVLASLERVGDRAGNIAWHTKDMIGAE; this is encoded by the coding sequence GTGGCAGTACGGACGGCATATCATGAAGCACTGGAAGCGACGCGGCTCGACGTCGTACGGCTGGGCGCGCTCGTCGGCGACGCGATTCGCGTCGCGGTCGATGCGCTCAACAGTCGCGATGCGTCGGCCGGCGCGCGCGTCGTGGCGGGCGACGACACGGTCGACGACTTGCGGCGCAGCGTCGAGGCGCACTGCATCGAGCTGATCTGGCGCCAGCAGCCGGTGGCCGGCGAATTGCGCGAGATCGCCGCGATGCTGGAGATCGCGACCGACCTCGAACGCGTCGGCGACTACGCCGTGGACATCTCGAAGAACGCGATCAAGCTCTCCGATCAGCCGATGCGCCCGCAGCGAGTCGAGATCGACCGCATCGCAAGCGTCGCCCACTCGATGCTGCTCGACGCGATGCGTGCCTACACGGAGCGCGACGCGAACCTCGCGAGCGACGTGATCGACCGCGACGACGAGGTGGACAAGCTCTACAAGCGGAGCATCAAACTGCTGCAAGAGGAGATGCGAACCGATCCCGAGATCGTCCGGCCCGGAACGCGCTATCTCTTCGTCCTGGCCTCGCTCGAGCGCGTCGGCGACCGTGCCGGCAACATCGCCTGGCACACGAAGGACATGATCGGCGCAGAGTGA
- the coaD gene encoding pantetheine-phosphate adenylyltransferase: MRVTRAVYPGSFDPPTNGHLDVIERASGVFGELRVAIVVNPQKRAPMFSLEEREEMLKASTARLPNVTVEHFRGLLADYVRSARADVIVKGLRVVSDFESEMSAALMNRSLSDVDTLFLMSDQKYSFVSSSLVKEVFFLGGDVAALVPEPVLRLMSEKRTHLQRR; encoded by the coding sequence ATGCGCGTGACGCGCGCGGTCTATCCGGGCTCCTTCGATCCGCCGACCAACGGGCATCTCGACGTCATCGAGCGCGCGTCGGGCGTCTTCGGCGAGTTGCGCGTCGCGATCGTCGTCAATCCGCAGAAGCGCGCGCCGATGTTTTCGTTGGAGGAGCGAGAGGAGATGCTCAAAGCGAGCACCGCGCGGCTGCCCAACGTGACGGTCGAGCACTTCCGAGGCCTGCTCGCCGACTACGTGCGCTCGGCGCGCGCCGACGTGATCGTCAAGGGTCTGCGGGTCGTCTCGGACTTCGAGAGCGAGATGTCGGCGGCTTTGATGAACCGGTCTCTCTCGGACGTGGATACGCTCTTCCTGATGTCCGACCAAAAATATTCGTTCGTTAGCTCGAGCCTGGTCAAAGAGGTCTTCTTTCTCGGCGGCGACGTCGCCGCGCTCGTTCCCGAACCGGTGCTCCGCCTGATGTCGGAGAAACGCACTCACTTGCAACGGAGGTAG
- a CDS encoding acetyl-CoA C-acetyltransferase yields MSIAFNKTEIVILAGARTPFGNLGGALSDLTATDLAVAASEAAIERSGVRPDAIDEVVFGNVIQSSADAIYLARHVGLRAGLPVGVPALTVNRLCGSGLQAILSAAQSLALGSAHYALAGGAENMSQAPHVVRGARKGFHLGQNVAFEDSLWTALIDSYGNTPMAITAENLAKKYGVSRSESDEFALASQERALAGQSSGYFAEEIVAVDVPGPKGTTVRVEKDEGPRQGLSMEKLGKLPARFVKDGVVTPGNASGITDGAAAVVLTTRERAEADGLPWLGRLVSASVVGVDPAIMGIGPAFSIPGALQSAGIGLKDLAVLEINEAFAPQVIACLREMKADGERLNPHGGAIALGHPLGASGARLAITALHELRERGGGYGVASACIGGGQGIAAVFRAE; encoded by the coding sequence ATGAGCATCGCATTCAATAAGACCGAGATCGTCATACTCGCGGGAGCCCGAACCCCGTTTGGGAATCTCGGCGGGGCGCTCTCCGATCTGACCGCGACGGATCTCGCCGTTGCGGCGTCCGAGGCGGCGATCGAGCGCAGCGGAGTGCGGCCGGACGCCATCGACGAGGTCGTCTTCGGCAACGTGATTCAATCGAGCGCCGACGCGATCTATTTGGCTCGTCACGTCGGGCTGCGCGCCGGGCTGCCGGTCGGCGTGCCGGCGCTCACCGTCAACCGGCTCTGCGGCTCGGGCCTGCAGGCGATTCTCTCCGCGGCGCAATCGCTCGCCTTGGGAAGCGCGCACTACGCGCTCGCAGGCGGGGCGGAGAACATGAGCCAGGCGCCGCACGTCGTTCGCGGCGCGCGCAAGGGCTTTCATCTCGGTCAGAACGTCGCGTTCGAAGATTCGCTCTGGACGGCGCTGATCGATTCGTACGGGAATACCCCGATGGCGATCACCGCGGAGAATCTCGCGAAGAAGTACGGCGTCTCGCGTTCTGAGTCCGACGAGTTCGCATTGGCGAGCCAAGAGCGCGCGCTCGCCGGACAGAGCAGCGGTTATTTCGCCGAAGAGATCGTTGCCGTCGACGTTCCGGGGCCGAAAGGCACGACCGTGCGCGTCGAAAAGGACGAAGGTCCGCGCCAGGGACTCTCGATGGAGAAGCTCGGCAAGCTCCCGGCGCGTTTCGTCAAGGACGGCGTCGTGACGCCCGGCAACGCGAGCGGCATCACCGACGGCGCGGCCGCCGTCGTGCTGACGACGCGCGAACGGGCGGAGGCCGACGGGCTGCCGTGGCTCGGACGGCTCGTCTCCGCGAGCGTCGTCGGCGTCGATCCCGCGATCATGGGCATCGGCCCGGCGTTCTCGATTCCGGGCGCGCTGCAGAGCGCCGGGATCGGGCTCAAAGACCTCGCGGTGCTCGAGATCAACGAAGCCTTCGCGCCGCAGGTCATCGCCTGTCTGCGCGAGATGAAGGCCGATGGCGAGCGGCTCAATCCGCATGGCGGCGCGATCGCGCTCGGCCATCCTCTCGGCGCTTCGGGAGCGCGGCTCGCGATCACGGCGCTCCACGAACTGCGCGAGCGCGGCGGCGGCTACGGCGTCGCGTCGGCATGCATCGGTGGCGGACAAGGCATCGCGGCAGTCTTTCGCGCGGAGTAG
- a CDS encoding HAD family hydrolase: MRAVRGVGFDLDHTLAIDNRLERVAFLRLLEAVLGEGGRTQGTLADEIGSIDALLARQRSGAFPVDEAVRRFVAEHGVEPTERHVTGFRHAAVDMVDEFVVALPGVKATLDALRERGIVVAVLSNGWNPLQLRKAEQAGFRGPVLVSSEIGEPKPARRAFEALLRALGTEPEQSIYVGDDPHGDVAGAHEAGMQTVWLNWEHKEYPAGVAAPGHTIHNVNDLIELLPEVART, from the coding sequence ATGCGCGCCGTCCGTGGAGTCGGTTTCGACCTCGACCACACCCTCGCAATAGATAACCGGCTCGAGCGGGTCGCGTTCTTGCGCCTGTTGGAAGCGGTTCTCGGCGAGGGCGGCCGAACGCAGGGAACGCTCGCCGACGAGATCGGCTCGATCGATGCGCTGCTCGCGCGGCAACGCAGCGGGGCTTTCCCGGTGGACGAGGCGGTGCGCCGCTTCGTTGCCGAGCACGGGGTGGAGCCGACGGAGCGGCACGTCACGGGGTTTCGTCACGCGGCGGTGGATATGGTTGACGAGTTCGTCGTCGCGCTGCCCGGCGTCAAGGCGACGCTCGACGCTTTGCGCGAACGAGGAATCGTCGTCGCCGTGCTGAGCAACGGCTGGAATCCGCTGCAGCTGCGCAAGGCGGAGCAGGCTGGTTTCCGCGGTCCGGTCTTGGTGAGCAGCGAGATCGGCGAGCCGAAGCCGGCGCGGCGAGCCTTCGAGGCGTTGCTGCGCGCGCTGGGAACGGAACCGGAACAGAGCATCTACGTCGGCGACGATCCGCATGGCGACGTTGCGGGAGCGCACGAGGCCGGCATGCAGACCGTCTGGCTCAATTGGGAGCACAAAGAGTATCCCGCCGGCGTGGCGGCTCCCGGTCACACGATCCACAACGTTAACGACCTCATCGAGCTTCTTCCGGAGGTAGCGCGTACGTGA
- the rsmD gene encoding 16S rRNA (guanine(966)-N(2))-methyltransferase RsmD, whose product MPRITGGSLGSRKLRSPKGSQVRPTPGRVKESLFSILMHRLEGARVLDLFAGTGAIGFEAASRGAARVVSVEGRREIAQVIEEEAKTLGIEDVVTVFPAPAERALYRLEGPFDIVYLDPPYADPVPLQLLRLMRERNLLAPDALVVYEHAAKRILPEIPGYRSVREEVYGDVALAFLEAEP is encoded by the coding sequence ATGCCGCGGATCACCGGCGGATCGCTGGGGAGCAGAAAGCTGCGCTCGCCGAAGGGCTCGCAGGTGCGTCCGACGCCCGGGCGCGTCAAGGAGTCGCTCTTCTCGATTCTGATGCATCGCCTCGAGGGCGCGCGCGTGCTCGATCTCTTCGCCGGAACCGGCGCGATCGGGTTCGAGGCGGCGTCGCGCGGCGCGGCGCGGGTCGTTTCGGTCGAGGGCCGGCGCGAGATCGCGCAGGTTATCGAGGAAGAGGCAAAGACGCTCGGCATCGAGGACGTCGTGACGGTCTTCCCGGCGCCGGCGGAGCGCGCGCTCTACCGCTTGGAAGGGCCGTTCGACATCGTGTATCTCGACCCGCCGTATGCGGATCCCGTGCCGCTGCAGCTCTTGCGCCTGATGCGCGAGCGCAATTTACTTGCGCCCGACGCGCTCGTCGTCTACGAGCACGCCGCCAAGCGGATCCTGCCCGAGATACCCGGGTATCGCTCGGTGCGCGAAGAAGTCTACGGCGATGTCGCTCTCGCCTTCCTCGAGGCGGAACCTTGA
- a CDS encoding DUF2249 domain-containing protein, with amino-acid sequence MPISRPAAVTLDARSLAPASRSETIVDAFDKLQIGGVLEITEETDPRALRNEMAQLRPGRFSWDARNLGSNRWTIRLERIDENASGEVFLTHVAAFTSAKASTVKELASQMSERSYRAGETIFDEGEAWPYLGIVKSGKIIYTLLSPDGKTHTIGERLTHDTLNESGTFDSGGATTRAEALTDATIVTLPSEALIHAARNDAELALGFLIASSQARRRSIDTIADLAFAHVLQRVAKFLLGYARASVGMARGLPGVENLSQAQIAAAAGTVRDMAARALLRLKNAGALELDRGRVKAIDRARLAAFAHNVQAPPV; translated from the coding sequence ATGCCGATCAGCCGACCCGCCGCCGTCACGCTCGACGCCAGGTCACTTGCGCCCGCCTCGAGGAGCGAGACGATCGTCGACGCGTTCGACAAGCTGCAGATCGGCGGCGTGCTCGAGATCACCGAGGAGACCGATCCGCGCGCCCTGCGCAACGAGATGGCGCAGCTGCGCCCCGGGCGTTTCTCCTGGGACGCCCGCAATCTCGGCAGCAACCGCTGGACGATACGCCTCGAGCGCATCGACGAGAACGCGAGCGGCGAGGTCTTTCTCACGCACGTCGCCGCATTCACCTCGGCGAAGGCGAGCACGGTCAAAGAACTCGCGTCGCAGATGAGCGAACGCAGTTACCGGGCCGGCGAGACGATCTTCGACGAGGGCGAGGCCTGGCCGTATCTCGGGATCGTCAAGAGCGGCAAAATTATCTACACGCTGCTCTCGCCCGACGGTAAGACGCACACGATCGGCGAGCGCTTGACCCACGACACGCTCAACGAGAGCGGAACGTTCGATAGCGGCGGCGCGACGACGCGCGCCGAGGCGCTGACCGACGCGACGATCGTCACGCTGCCGAGCGAGGCGCTCATTCACGCGGCGCGGAACGACGCCGAACTCGCGCTCGGCTTTCTCATCGCCTCGTCGCAGGCTCGCCGGCGCTCGATCGACACGATCGCGGATCTCGCGTTCGCGCACGTGCTCCAGCGCGTCGCGAAGTTCTTGCTCGGCTACGCGCGCGCATCGGTCGGCATGGCGCGCGGCCTTCCCGGCGTCGAGAATCTCTCGCAGGCGCAGATCGCTGCGGCGGCCGGCACCGTGCGCGACATGGCGGCGCGTGCGCTGCTGCGGCTCAAAAATGCCGGCGCGCTCGAACTCGACCGCGGCCGCGTCAAGGCAATAGACCGCGCGAGGTTGGCGGCCTTCGCCCACAACGTCCAGGCCCCGCCGGTTTAG
- a CDS encoding DUF885 domain-containing protein — protein MKQIVVLLGAACALLAAAPPPQPSAYQAKLVDLERRYTYWSFQQEPASATDAGIHTYDALLADYSAATLAAQMKQLRVYRNELAALQPLPGTDAHARVDYLLIRANLESDWWQRTVLRGLRRNPSLYEGECSNGIFSIVKRQYASDEVRIRSAIGRLRACPRVLEQGRANLTETVREFAQIASDDIRDGDSLYTTTLDEIAKDTSPQTRHDLAQAQSVALGALHGYRAWLDANMTTFHAGGFAVGRRQYDWFLRRVLMLPYDSAQVAAIGRYELARDRALQVWETGRDAHEPTPSPAPTFGTKEEFLAYYERSLAKIKAFIDSHAILDIPSYIGPFHIVEVPKALAATYPGGFMNPPPMFSDDPQGFYFVPDFSPSNQSFFVQQARQSVLPLLGHEGIPGHFLQFSEAYHNPDFVRHVQGDGVFAEGWAFYGEEMLMREGLYDDDPGARLQVLHLMRHRATRIGVDVGLATGTMTLPQAIAYFQKNAGIDYDTARGEATRFAMDPGQAIDYLVGKTQIQTLIGLVQDREGSAFELRRFHDQLLSYGTVPYSTIRYEWLGDDTWLRPALLPIAPTEF, from the coding sequence GTGAAGCAAATCGTCGTCTTACTCGGCGCGGCCTGCGCGCTGCTTGCCGCCGCGCCGCCACCGCAGCCGTCCGCATATCAAGCGAAGCTCGTCGACCTCGAGCGCCGCTACACGTATTGGTCCTTCCAGCAGGAGCCGGCGTCGGCGACCGATGCCGGCATCCACACGTACGACGCGCTCCTCGCCGACTACTCGGCGGCGACGCTGGCCGCGCAGATGAAGCAATTACGCGTCTATCGCAACGAGCTAGCGGCGCTCCAGCCTCTGCCGGGAACCGATGCCCACGCGCGCGTCGACTACCTGCTGATTCGGGCGAATCTGGAGAGCGATTGGTGGCAGCGGACGGTCCTGCGCGGACTCCGGCGCAATCCGAGCCTCTACGAGGGCGAGTGCAGCAACGGCATCTTCTCGATCGTCAAGCGGCAGTACGCAAGCGACGAGGTCCGGATACGCTCGGCGATCGGGCGGCTGCGCGCCTGTCCGCGCGTGCTCGAACAGGGACGCGCGAACCTGACCGAGACGGTGCGTGAGTTCGCGCAGATCGCATCCGACGATATTCGCGACGGCGACTCCCTCTACACGACGACGCTCGACGAGATTGCGAAAGACACCTCGCCGCAGACCCGGCACGATCTCGCGCAGGCACAGTCGGTTGCGCTCGGCGCGCTCCACGGCTATCGTGCGTGGCTCGATGCCAACATGACGACGTTTCACGCGGGCGGGTTCGCGGTCGGGCGCCGGCAGTACGATTGGTTCCTGCGGCGCGTGCTCATGCTTCCGTACGACTCCGCACAGGTCGCGGCGATCGGGCGTTACGAACTCGCGCGCGATCGCGCGCTCCAGGTCTGGGAGACGGGCCGCGACGCGCACGAGCCGACGCCGTCGCCGGCTCCGACCTTCGGGACGAAAGAGGAGTTCTTAGCCTACTACGAGCGCAGCCTCGCAAAGATCAAAGCGTTCATAGACTCGCACGCGATCCTCGATATTCCGTCGTATATCGGCCCGTTTCACATCGTCGAGGTGCCGAAGGCGCTCGCCGCGACGTATCCGGGCGGATTCATGAACCCGCCGCCGATGTTCTCCGACGATCCGCAGGGCTTCTATTTCGTGCCGGATTTCAGTCCGAGCAATCAAAGCTTCTTCGTGCAGCAGGCTCGTCAGTCGGTGCTGCCGCTGCTCGGCCACGAAGGGATCCCCGGGCACTTCCTCCAGTTCTCCGAGGCGTACCACAATCCGGATTTCGTGCGCCACGTGCAGGGCGACGGCGTCTTCGCCGAAGGCTGGGCGTTCTACGGCGAGGAGATGCTCATGCGCGAAGGCCTCTACGACGACGACCCGGGAGCGCGGCTGCAGGTACTCCATCTGATGCGCCATCGCGCGACGCGGATCGGCGTGGACGTCGGCCTCGCGACCGGGACGATGACGCTGCCGCAAGCGATCGCGTACTTTCAGAAGAACGCCGGCATCGATTACGACACCGCGCGCGGCGAAGCGACGCGCTTTGCGATGGATCCCGGTCAAGCGATCGACTATCTCGTCGGCAAGACGCAGATCCAGACGCTGATCGGACTGGTGCAGGATCGCGAGGGGAGCGCCTTTGAGCTGCGCCGCTTCCACGACCAGCTGCTCTCCTACGGAACGGTTCCGTATTCGACGATCCGTTACGAGTGGCTCGGCGACGACACGTGGCTGCGTCCGGCGCTGCTTCCGATCGCGCCGACGGAGTTCTAA
- a CDS encoding TlpA disulfide reductase family protein produces MADKASRQSFARSRIWDAAAVAAIAFALWKIFVAPRSFDSPGYPAPHAVYERLDGGSFGVAQHRGHVVFLDFFASWCVPCKLELPLVESWSRAHPGSIVVPVDVGEQRTVAAAFARRYSLQNVALDPSSTARALFAVEGFPTLVVIDSTGHVRARWEGLNPAIALAMSNAQQRL; encoded by the coding sequence GTGGCGGACAAGGCATCGCGGCAGTCTTTCGCGCGGAGTAGGATCTGGGACGCGGCCGCGGTCGCCGCGATCGCGTTCGCGCTTTGGAAGATCTTCGTCGCGCCGCGCTCCTTCGATTCGCCCGGCTATCCCGCGCCGCACGCGGTCTACGAACGGCTCGACGGCGGTTCGTTCGGCGTCGCGCAGCATCGGGGACACGTCGTCTTTCTCGACTTTTTCGCGAGCTGGTGCGTGCCGTGTAAGCTCGAGCTGCCGCTCGTGGAGTCGTGGTCGCGCGCGCACCCCGGCTCAATCGTCGTTCCGGTGGACGTCGGCGAGCAGCGGACCGTCGCGGCGGCGTTCGCGCGCCGCTACTCGCTGCAGAACGTGGCGCTCGATCCATCGAGCACCGCTCGAGCGCTGTTCGCGGTCGAGGGTTTCCCGACGCTGGTCGTCATCGACTCGACCGGACACGTGCGCGCGCGCTGGGAGGGGCTCAATCCGGCGATCGCGCTCGCGATGAGCAACGCCCAGCAGCGGCTCTAA
- a CDS encoding histidine phosphatase family protein, which translates to MPELVFCRHGATETNVAGRFLSTADPPLCAEGRDQCERAREFLAPLHLERCLVSPMRRCLETREIVAPNLPFEIEGSLREVDFGAWEGKTIEWLQSNAPELLEQRRLEPVRFRPPEGESIEDAAQRLRTLAQRLQRASATLVVGHRVTLGILERLVRDLPLDSRSVAPLEPGEVRIVRE; encoded by the coding sequence GTGCCTGAGCTCGTCTTCTGCAGGCACGGCGCGACCGAAACGAACGTCGCCGGGCGCTTTCTTTCGACCGCCGACCCGCCGCTCTGTGCCGAGGGGCGCGACCAGTGCGAACGCGCGCGCGAATTCCTAGCGCCGTTGCATCTCGAACGATGCCTCGTGAGCCCGATGCGGCGCTGCCTCGAGACGCGCGAGATCGTCGCACCAAACCTGCCGTTCGAGATCGAAGGCTCGCTGCGCGAGGTTGACTTCGGCGCGTGGGAAGGCAAGACGATCGAATGGCTGCAGAGCAACGCGCCGGAGCTCTTGGAGCAACGCCGGCTAGAGCCGGTGCGCTTTCGGCCGCCGGAGGGCGAGAGCATCGAAGATGCCGCGCAGCGGCTGCGAACGCTCGCGCAAAGGCTGCAACGCGCGAGCGCGACGCTCGTCGTCGGTCACCGCGTGACGCTGGGCATCCTCGAGCGTTTGGTGCGCGACCTGCCGCTCGACTCGCGATCGGTTGCGCCGCTCGAGCCGGGCGAGGTTAGGATCGTTCGCGAGTAA